The genomic segment CAGTGGCCAGCCGGCTTGACCGCTTCACCAAGAAACTCAACGAGGGTCCCAATGAGCCGTACCTCTGGGCCGGCAATGAGCCGGGCTTCGGGGTGCCGTGGCTCTACAACTACATCGGTCAGCCGTGGAAGACTCAGCTCACGGTCGACCGGGTGCGCGGGCTATTCGGGCCTACGCCGGACGGTGCGCCGGGCAACGACGACCTGGGCGCGCTCTCCAGCTGGTATGTCTGGGCAGCGCTCGGCCTGTATCCCAGCACTCCGGGTACGCCGACCCTCACGCTCACCGCCCCGCTGTTCGATCGCGTCGTAATCAGGCTTCCGGCAGGCCATTCCATCCAGATATCCGCGCCGGGAGCATCGGGCCCAAACCACCTGAAATACATCAGCGGCCTGACCGTCGGCGGCAAGCCCACCGACAACACCTTTCTTCCCGAGTCGATCATCCATACCGGCGGCGACCTCACGTTCTCGATGGCCGCCTACCCGGACATGGGCTGGGGCGTCGGTAAATACTCGGCGCCACCGTCATTCGGCGTCGGCGGTTCGGCGATGACGCTCAATGTCGCGCAGCCCGTGGCGATTGCACCTGGCGGGACGGCTAGCGTCAATGTCGACGCCCAACGAATGGCCGACGATGTCGGCGGCTACAGCCTCGCCGGGGTGTCGGCTACCGATGGCATCACAACTACACGGGTGACGGGCCAGTTCGCCCCCGACGGGTCATCCGTGGTTACCGTCCCCATCACGGTGGCGCGGTCGGTGCCCGAGGGCTATTACTTCGTCTATCTCACCGCCATAGTGGGCGAAAGTGTCCGGCGGGCAATGGCACTCGTCATGGTGCACGCCGATAGCGACGAATTCTGAGCGTGTCTCTACACCATGTCGTTGTCGGCGAGCCAACGCATCACCGGCCAGCCGATGAACACCGGCAGCCAGCAGGTCAGCACCCGGTACAGCAGCACCGACGGCACCCCGACGGCGGCCGGTACACCGAAGGCCGCCAACCCACCGATCAGGGCCGCCTCGACGGCGCCCACTCCGCCGGGTGTCGGGGCGGCCGAAGCAAGGGTGCCGCCGACCATCGTCACAACGGTGCAGGTGACGAACGTCGCCCCGCCACCGAAGGCCTGCACGCTAGCCCACAGGGCCAGCGCTGCGCCGAGAGTTGTTCCGGTACAACCCATTACGATCAGCGAGAGTCGCCGCGGTTCTCGGACCAGCTCGACGAGATCCTTGGCCACCTCCTGCAGTCGCGGGCGCACCGCCGTCGCCAGCCAGCTCCGGAGCTTGGGTACGAACAAGAATGTCCCGATGATGCCCAGCGCCACACCCGCGAGCAGATAGAGCACCGTGGCGCCCGGAACGAAATGTGAAAGGTCCATCGACGCACCCGCCACGGTGCTGAACAAGATCAGCAACACCAGGTGCATGATCACCTGCACCGATTGCTGCAAGGCCACCGCGGCGGTGGCCCGCATCACAGACAGGCCACCCTTTTGCAAGATCCGGGTACTCAGCGCCAGGCCGCCGACCCCGGCCGGAGTGGTAGTCGCGGCAAAGGTGTTGGCTACCTGCGCTATTGACAGCTTCCAGAAGTTCACCGTGCCGTCCGTGCACGCCCACAACGCCGCGGCTGCACCCACATACGTCGAGGCCGAGACGAACAGTCCCAGCAGCGCCCACCACCAGTTCGCGGTTCGCAGTTCGGAAAAGAATGTCGGCACCGTGCTGATGAAGGGGTATGCGACATAAACCAGCGCACCGAGCAGAACCAGCTGGACGACCTGGCTGCGGGTGAACCGGGTGATGGTTTCCTTCTTGATCTGATCCGCACCGGTCTGGGACTTGACTTCGGCGCGGGCCGCCGAGATGACGGCTGCCGCATCGCCGACCGACTTGCGCACTCGTTTGGGCACAGCGGATTTGGTGAGGCGACGGGACGCGGTCAAGATGGCGTCCTTACCAAAGGTGTCGATCGCCGCCCGCACCGCCGACTTCGCGTCGTAAAGTGCCGTCGTCGTCACCAGAAGCTGCGCCAGGTCGGACTGGAGTTGTGCGTCAGTGGCACCGTATTCGGCGTTGCCGAACCCGCCGAACAGCACCGTGCCGTCTTCGACGGTGATCTCGTGGCAGCGCAGGTCGCCGTGCGAGATCTGATATTCGTGCAACTTTCGCAACGATTCCCATACCCGCGCCACCGGCGTGGTCTTGGTGCATTCGTCGAGGGCGGTACCCCGAACTGGTCTGTGCGCGTACAACGTCCAGCCGCGGTCCAGGGCCGCAAAGGCGATCGTCGACGTGTTCGCCACGCCCGCCTCGCCGATCGCGATGGCCATCAACGCGCGATGCTCGACGGCGCGGCTCATCGACGCTTGGAAGGGCGCGGTCTCCGCGTCGCGCAGCCGCAGCTTGCGCCACAGTTCGCGCAGCGCGCCACCGCTGCGTTGGTGCGGGCCGTACAGCTCGATCGCCGCCGTCGAATTCGGATCCCCGGAATCGGTCGACAGCACCAGTGGACCCGGCCCGGCGGGGCGGACCACCATCAGCCGCGACACAACGAAGCCGCGCTTGGCCATCGCACGGACCGCGCCTACCAACGGCACTTCCAGCGCGGGCGTGCCGACGGCCAGCACCACCAACGCACCGACGAACCAGCCCACCGCCAACCCCAGCAGGGAGCGGGCCGGGACGATGGCGCTGATGACGAGGTGAATCGGGACGAACGCGAGCAGCAGTGTCCACCACCAGTGCCGCCAGCGCGCGGGTAGCCAGGGACCGGAAACCGTCAGCACCGCGGCCAGCATCGCGATCCAGCGCGGATCGTCGAGGAATTGCGCCGGCAGGGTGCTCAGCCGGTCGGAGACATCGAAATGCCAGCGGGGTGCGGCGAGACGGTTGCTGCTGATCGACAAGGGCAGTGCGGCGAGAATCGCGGCGGCACCGTAGGCGCCCAACAGTTTCCATTGCCGGGCGACGATCAGGCCGATCAGGATCATGAACGGCAGTGCCAGAATCGCGAATCCGTACAGCAGGTACACCACATCGGCTTGGGTCGGTGATAAGACCCCGACAATGCGCGAGATGGATTTCTCCAGCCGAATCCAGCGGCTGCGGGTGACCAGCGAACCGGTGATTACCGCCGCCAGAAACGCGGTGGCCAGGATCAGCCGCAGAATATCGTTGGTGCGTCGGTTGACCGGTTGCAGCAAGCTGCCAGAGACGCTGATGTCGCGCCCGTCAACTCGCATGTCAGGATCCTTCGGATCGGGG from the Mycobacterium lentiflavum genome contains:
- a CDS encoding lysylphosphatidylglycerol synthase transmembrane domain-containing protein; the protein is MRVDGRDISVSGSLLQPVNRRTNDILRLILATAFLAAVITGSLVTRSRWIRLEKSISRIVGVLSPTQADVVYLLYGFAILALPFMILIGLIVARQWKLLGAYGAAAILAALPLSISSNRLAAPRWHFDVSDRLSTLPAQFLDDPRWIAMLAAVLTVSGPWLPARWRHWWWTLLLAFVPIHLVISAIVPARSLLGLAVGWFVGALVVLAVGTPALEVPLVGAVRAMAKRGFVVSRLMVVRPAGPGPLVLSTDSGDPNSTAAIELYGPHQRSGGALRELWRKLRLRDAETAPFQASMSRAVEHRALMAIAIGEAGVANTSTIAFAALDRGWTLYAHRPVRGTALDECTKTTPVARVWESLRKLHEYQISHGDLRCHEITVEDGTVLFGGFGNAEYGATDAQLQSDLAQLLVTTTALYDAKSAVRAAIDTFGKDAILTASRRLTKSAVPKRVRKSVGDAAAVISAARAEVKSQTGADQIKKETITRFTRSQVVQLVLLGALVYVAYPFISTVPTFFSELRTANWWWALLGLFVSASTYVGAAAALWACTDGTVNFWKLSIAQVANTFAATTTPAGVGGLALSTRILQKGGLSVMRATAAVALQQSVQVIMHLVLLILFSTVAGASMDLSHFVPGATVLYLLAGVALGIIGTFLFVPKLRSWLATAVRPRLQEVAKDLVELVREPRRLSLIVMGCTGTTLGAALALWASVQAFGGGATFVTCTVVTMVGGTLASAAPTPGGVGAVEAALIGGLAAFGVPAAVGVPSVLLYRVLTCWLPVFIGWPVMRWLADNDMV